The genomic DNA CTGGACGAACAAGCCCAACGCCACCGTGCTGGGCGTGCCCGAGGGCCTCGTCATCCAGAACGGCCAGCCCTACACGTTCCACGGCTACGTGGACGCCTACGACGAGAAGATCGCGAGCGTCGAGTTCTCGATGGACTTCGGCAAAACGTGGACGAAGCACGACCTGGGCGACACCGACGTCAACAAGCTCGTCTGGTTCGACTTCACCTGGACGCCTCAGGAGGAGAGCGCCTACTGCCTGCAGCTGCGCGCCACCACGGAAAGCGGCCTCGTGAGCCCGCAGATCCAAACGGTCATGGTGAACGCGAAGGACGCGATGCCCGCCGCCGACGAGACGGTCGTCATCGACACCCCGTCGCTCGTCGCCCCGAAGACGGCGGCTGCCGAAGTGGCCGAAGGAAAGGAGTAGGAGCGCTCATGAACAAGCCAGCTCAGAAGATCATGGCCGGCGTGGCGGGCGCGGTGCTGCTCGCATCCGGCGCCGGCGCGGCCCTTGCCGCCCAGCAGCCCGCGGCTGCGGACGGGGGCTCCCGGCCCGTCGGCGCCACCCACACGGTGGCCGACCACGACATCCGCGCCCAGTGGCTGGGCGAGGAATCCGACTACGTGCGCGTCGCGGACGTGCAGGGGTCGTTCACGTTCAATCAGGAGGGCGTCACGCCCAACGACGAGCTGTTCAACGTGTTCGGAACCGCCATCCTGTCGATGTGCTCCAAGCCCGCGCCCGAGCTTGCCGCCGGGCAGGACGGCGTGGCCACCTACTTCGTGAACGTGGGCGGGCACGTGAAGGAGAGCTTCACGGTGGACCTGTCCGAGCTCGACGACGAGGAGCAGGAGGCGCTCATGGGCTGCTCGTGCGCCACGGGGTCGCCCTTCGGCCAGGCGGCCGTCATCGGCGTGCCGCTGGCGTCGGTGGTGGGCATGGCCGACCTCGAGGACGGCGTGAACACCGTGACGGCCTACGGCGCGGACGGCTACGGCGAGCCGCTGCCGCTGCAGTACGCGCTCGACAAGAACGCGCTGCTCGTGTACCAGGTGAACGGCGAGGAGCTGAAGGCGTCGGAGGGCTCGAGCCTGCAGCTGTGGATGCCCGAGACGGTGGCGCGCTACTTCACGCGCAACATCGCCAGCATCGAGCTCACGCGCGAGGACGCGGTGCCCGAGGTGGCCTCGGTCGATCCCATGTACCGCAACAAGATCGAGATCAAGAACTCCGCCGACGGCTGCGCGTTCGAGGCGGGCGACGAGATCACGTTCGAGGGCGTGGCCGACGACTGCGGAAGCCCCATCGCCGCCATCGAGTTCTCCTTCGACGGCGGGCGCACCTGGACGGCGTGCGACACCGACGGCGCCACGGCCGACAAGTGGGTGAACTGGCAGTTCACCGCCTCGTTCGAGGAGAAGGGCGACTACGAGATGACCGTGCGCGCCCGCACGGCCGACGACGTGGTGTCGCCGCTGTCCGCCAGCCTTGCCTTCGCGGTGCGGTAGCCCGACGATATGCAGCACCCTCCCGTGGACGGAGCCGGCATCTTGCGGCTCCGTCCAACGCGTGCTCCCGCCGATGCGCTATACTGCGTGCAGAAACGCAGGGGGGACGCGAAGGGGGAGCGCTGCGGCATGGAGCATCGGCGGGGTATCGTGAACGCATGCGGGGCGGCGTCGGCGGCGGGGCTGTCGCTCATTCTTTTGTGGTGCACGCTCATGGGGCACACGCCCGGCTTCCTGCTGTCCTCGCTCGGCTTGGCCGAGTGGGTGAACGCCCGCACGTTCTGGCTGACGGGCATCCTCGTCGTCGCCGCGGTGCTGACGGCGGCCCCGCGTTGGGTGGCCGCGCACGAGGGCAGCCTCGCCTTCGTCATGCCGGTGATGGCCGCGGTGGGCACGGGCTGCTTCGCGCTGTCGTTCCACCAGGACTTCTTCAGCCCCACCATCCTGGCCACGTGCGGGCTCGTGCTGGCGGGGCTCGGCTACTTCTGGTTCGCGTCGCGCTTCGTCATCCTGCTGGCCACGACGCAGGGGTTCGCGTGCGTGGTGTGGTGCATCGTGGCCGCGTTCCCGTTGCGCCAGCTCATGAGCTTGGCGCTGGACGGCTTCATCGATCCTGCCCAGCAGGTGGTCGTGGCCATCGCGCTGCCGTGCTTGGCGGCGGCGTGCTTCGAGGCGGCCCGCGCGGCGGGCGCGCGGCAGGGCGCGGCCCGCGCGGCGGGCGCGGAGCCCGCGACGGGGCCGTCCCCGGCTCCCGGCGCGGCCGGCGGTGCCGAGCCGAGCGCGCGGCAGCGCCAGGCGGCGGGCGACATGGTGGCGGTGCTCGTCATCGTGGGCGTGCTGCTGGCGATGGTGCGCATCTTCGGCCCCTCGGGCGTGTGGGGCGACTCGAACACCACCTACTTCGACGCGCTCGGGCGCATCCCCGCCATCTCGGTGCTTACCGTGTGCCTGGCGGCGTTCGCGTGGCTCGCCCTGCTGCTCATGGCGAAGCAGCCCGCGTCGGTGCGCTTCCAGCCGCCCATCCTCGTGGTCATCGCGGGCCTGTTCGTCGTGGTGGTGCGCGCCCAGCTGGGCGACGTGCCGTCGGTGCTGCTCGACAGCATCGTGCAGCTGAACGACCCGTTCGCCCACCTGCTGTTCTGGTCGGCCGTCGCGGCCGCGTGCACGCTGCTGCCGCTGCCCGAGAACCGCATCGTCGGCATCGCGGGGCTCGCGTACGCCGCGGCCTCGGTGGTGTGGGTGGTGTTCCTGCGCGGCAGCGCCGTGGTGGAGACGGTCGTCATCCTCGTGGTGGTGGCGCTCGTGATGAACCGCTCGTGGCTGGCCTCGCTCGTGCGCGGCCGCGGACGGGACGGGGCCGCCGCCGACGACGCGGCTGCCGACGGGGCCGCCGACGACGCGGCCAGCCGCCTGACCCGGTCCATCGTCGCGCGCTGCCAGGAGGTTGCCGCCGCCTACGCGCTGTCGCCGCGCGAGACCGAGGTGTTCATGCTGCTGGCCCAGGGGCGCACCTGCTCGTTCGTGCAGGAGGAGCTCGTGCTGGCCGAGAGCACGGTGAAAACCCACATGTCCCACATCTACGCGAAGCTGGGCGTGAGCGGCCGCCAGGAGATGATGGACCTCCTGTTCGGCGAGACGAAGGGCGGCATCGACGCCTAGGGCGCGCATCGGCGCCGCTCGCGGAGGATTTTCCGTTTGTTAACGAACCGTAAGGTTCCACGTGGCTATAATCCGAATACTTTAGCGTGCGAAAGTGCCCCTGCCGAAACGGCTTTTGTCGCGTGTCGACGGCGTTCGGAACCTGCTTCGGGACCGGCTCTTTTCTCGCAACGGGGCGTACTGGCAAAGACGAGAGAGGGGACGTGCATGGACATCGTCCAGATGATCAGCGATATCGACGCCTTCGTATGGGGCCCGCCGATGATCGTGCTGCTGTTGGGTTCGCATCTGTACCTGACGATCCGCACCCGGTTCATCCAGCGCAAGCTGCCGACGGCCATCAAGCTGTCGGTGACGAAGGACCCGGATGCGCCGGGCGACATCAGCCAGTTCGGCGCGCTGACCACGGCGCTGTCGGCCACCATCGGCACCGGCAACATCGTGGGCGTGGGCACCGCCATCCTGGCCGGCGGCCCGGGCGCGGTGCTGTGGATGTGGCTCACCGGCGTGTTCGGCATGGCCACGAAGTACTCCGAGACGTTCGCCGCCGTGAAGTACCGCGTGAAGGACCACAACGGCAACATGCTGGGCGGCGCGATGTACGCATGGCGACGCGCGTTCGAGAAGGACGGCAAGACGCCGTGGTGGGGCTTGCTGGGGGCCGGGGCGTTCGCCCTGTTCGCCGCCGTCGCCTCGTTCGGCATCGGCTCGGCCGTGCAGTCCAGCGCCATGACCGGGATCATCACGTCCAACGCTCCCGGCGTGCCCACCTGGGGCATCGGCCTGGCCATCGTCATCATGGTGTCCATCGTCATCTTCGGCGGCATCAAGATCATCTCGAAGGTGTGCGAGAAGCTCGTGCCGTTCATGGCCATCGCCTACGCGTGGGGCTGCATCGTGATCATCGGCATGAACTGGGAGTACGTGTGGCCCGCCATCAGCCTCATCTTCGAGTGCGCGTTCACGCCGAAGGCGGCGTTCGGCGGCGCGGTGGGCTCGGGGCTGATGATGGCGCTGCAGTTCGGCTGCGCGCGCGGCCTGTTCTCGAACGAGTCGGGCCTGGGCTCGGCGCCCATCGTGGCCTCGGCGGCCTCCACGCGCAACCCGGCGCGCCAGGCCCTCGTGTCCATGACCGGCACCTTCTGGGACACCGTCGTCATCTGCGCGCTCACGGGCATCGTGCTCGTGTCCACGATGATCGCGAACCCGGGCATCATGGAGAGCGGCCAGGTTTCGGCCGGCGCCGATCTGACGAGCGCGGCCTTCGCGTCGATCCCCTACATCGGCACGCCCATCCTGGTCATCGGCATGATCCTGTTCGCCTACACCACCATCCTCGGCTGGTCGTACTACGGCAACCGCTGCGTCACCTACCTGTTCGGCAAGCGCGCCATCCGCCCCTATCAGGTGCTGTACGTGGTGGTGGCGTTCCTGGGGGCCATCGGCATCGGCGATTTGGTGTGGACCATCTCCGACATCACGAACGCGCTCATGGCCATCCCGAACATCATCGTGGTGCTGCTGCTTTCGGGCCTCATCGCGCGCGAGACGAAGCATTACGTGTGGGACAAGAACCTGGACGAGACGGACGACACGCCCATCCCCGTGCTTGAGTCGAAGTAGCGTCCGCACGCGCAGAGCGCGGCGGCGAGGGTGCGGCGAGGGCCCCGGCATCGAAAGGTGCCGGGGCCCTTTGCGTTCGGGGGCGGGGGCCCGGCGCGTCGCCACCCGGTGGGCGCAAAACGGGAGCTGTGGCAACAGTCGGGTGCGAAAAAGGGCGATGGGCTTGTGCGATTGCAAGAAAGCCCCAGGTGGGGAGAAGCAGCGGCGGGGTGCAGCGTCCGAAAATGCCGTTGAAATTGTCATGGCTTCCGATTCGCGCCCGCGAATCGTCCGATGCGGTATCATGGCGGCATGAAGAAACTGATGATCATAGGCGGCGGCGCGGCCGGGCTCGCGGCCGCGGTGGCCGCGGCCGACGCGCTGCGGGCGCGCGGCGTCCGCGTGGGTGCGGATGCGGGCGCGGACGGCGTCGACGTGGCGGTATGCGAGGCCGACGAGCGGGTGGGACGCTCCATCCTGGCCACGGGCAACGGGCGGTGCAACTTCTCGAACGCGCAGGTGGACGCCGCGGCGTACCGCAACGCGGCGTTCGTGGGCGCGGCGTTGGACGAGCTGCGGCGCGCGGGCGGCCTGCGCGGCGGCGACGGGGCCGACCCGGTGCACGCGTTCTTCGCCGACCTCGGGCTCGTCTGGCGCGAGGAGGGCGAGGGCCGCCTGTACCCGCTGGCGAACAAGGCGACGAGCGTGCTCGAGGTGCTGCGCGCGGCCGCGTCGGACGCGGGCGTGCGCGAGGAGTGCGGGCGGGAGGCGGTGCGCCTCGACGCGCCCGCGCGCAAGGGCGACCGCTTCCATGTGCGCTTCGCCGACGGAGCGGTGCTGCATGCCGAGGCGGTGATCGTGGCGGCCGGCGGGAACGCGGCCCGCGCGCTCGTGCCGGAAGGCCTCGCCTGGGAGGAGCCGCGCGCGGTGCTCGGGCCCCTGCGTACGGATGCGCGCCTCGTGAAGGCGCTCAACAACATCCGCGTGCGCTGCGCGGCATCGCTCGTCGGGCGGGACGGCGCGGAGAAGGCGTGCGAGCGGGGCGAGGTGCTGTTCCGCGACTACGGGGTGTCGGGCATCGCGGTGTTCAACCTGTCGCGGTTCGCCGAGCCGGGCGACACGCTGCGCATCGACCTGCTGCCGCAGCACGGCGAGGCGCCGCTCGAGGAGCTGCTGCGCGCCCGCCTCGCGAGCCTGCGCGAGCGCGGAGGCGCGGGCACGGGCGACGACGCGCTGCGCGGCATGACGCTGCCGGCGGTGGGGCGCGCCGTGCTGAAAGCGGCCGGGCTGCACGCCGAGAAGCCGCTCGCGCAGCGCGACGTGCCGGCGCTCGTCCGCGCGCTCAAGGGACTCGCGCTCGAGGTGCGCGGCGTCGGCGAGGCGCGGCAGTGCCAGGTGCACCGCGGCGGGTTCCTCGTGGAGGCGTTCGATCCGCGCACGTGCGCGGCGCGAGCGGTGCCGGGTTTGCACGTGGTGGGCGAGGCGCTCGACGTGGACGCGCCCTGCGGAGGCTACAACCTGCACTGGGCGTGGGCGAGCGGCATGTTGGCGGGTCGCGCCGCCGCGGAGAGCCTGATGGAAGGAGCGCGCCGTGCTTGAGGTGTCGAACGTGAAGCTGCCGCTGGACGCGGGTCTGCCCGGGGCGGCGGCGGAGGCGCTCGTGCGCGCGGCCGCCGCCGCGGCGCTCGGCGTCGCGGGGCGCGACGTGCGCGCGGTGCGGGTGCTAAAGCGCAGCGTGGACGCGCGCAAGAAGCGCGACGTGCACTTCGTGGCGACGCTCGGCGTGGAGCTGGCCGAAGCCGCCGAGGAGGAGCGCGCGCTCGCCGCGGCGGGCGCGCGCGGGGGCGCGGGGGCGGTCGTCGGGACGCAGGTGCGCCGCCACGCGCCCTACGAGCCGCTGCGGGTGCCGTCGTGCGCCGCGGGCCGCGAGGCCGGCGGCGAGCCGCGCCCGATCGTGGTGGGTGCGGGCCCGGCCGGGCTGTTCTGCGCGCTCTACCTGGCGCGCGCGGGGCTGCGTCCGCTCGTGCTCGAGCGCGGCGGCGACGTGGACGAGCGCCTGGCGACGGTGGCCGCGTTCGAGGCCGGCGGCGACCTCGACCCGCAGACGAACATCCAGTTCGGCGAGGGCGGCGCCGGCACGTTCTCGGACGGCAAGCTCACGACGAACATCAAGAACCCGCTCGCGCGCCACGTGCTGCGCTGGTTCGTGGACGCGGGCGCGCCCGAGGAGATCCTCTGGCAGGCGAAGCCGCACATCGGCACCGACCTGCTCGTGGACGTCGTGCGCACCCTGCGCCGCCAGATCGAGGAAGCGGGCGGCGAGGTGCGCTTCCATGCGCAGCTCGAAGGCCTGCGCTTCGAGGGCGGCGCGCTCGCGGGGGTTGACGTGCGCGACGGGCGCACGGGCGTGCTTGAGCGCGTCGACGCGCGTCGCGCGGTGCTCGCCTGCGGGCACTCGGCGCGCGACACGTTCGCCGTGGTGCACGGGGCGGGCGTGGCGATGGAGCAGAAGCCGTTCTCGGTGGGCGTGCGCATCGAGCATGACCAGGGGGCGGTGAACCGTGCGCAGTACGGCGACGCCGCCGCGCATCCCGCGCTCGGCGCGGCCGACTACAAGCTGGCCGTGCACCTGCCGGACGGCCGCAGCGCGTACACGTTCTGCATGTGCCCCGGCGGCGAGGTGGTGTGCGCCGCCAGCGAGGAGGGCGGCGTCGTGGTGAACGGCATGAGCCGCTTCGCGCGCGACGGGGCGAACGCGAACGCGGCGCTGCTCGTGGGCGTGGGTCCCGAGGACTTCGAGGGCGATGATCCGCTGGCGGGCGTCGAGCTGCAGCGGCGCATGGAGCGGGCGGCCTTCGAGGCGGCGCGCTCCGCGGGCGGCGAGGCGTACCAGGCGCCGGCGCAGACGGTGGGGGACTTCCTGGCCGGACGCGCGAGCGCGGCGGGCGCATCGGTGCGCCCTACGTACGCGCGCGGCGTGGCCTGGTGCGATCTGCGCGCGTGCCTGCCCGGTTTCGTGGCCGACGCCCTTGCCGAGGCGCTGCCCCTGCTCGATCGCCGCTTGCGCGGGTTCGCGGATGCGGGCGCGGTCATGACCGGCGTCGAGACGCGCAGCTCGAGCCCCGTGCGCATCGTGCGCGACGATGCGCTGCAGGCGCGGGTGGAAGGCGCGCCCGATGACGCGCCCGAAAGCGGCCTCTACCCCTGCGGCGAGGGGGCCGGCTACGCCGGCGGCATCATGAGCGCCGCCTGCGACGGCCTGCGCGTGGCCCGCGCCCTCGCAAGCGCGTTCGAACCGCGTTAGATTCGCGTTGGAAACATCGGCAGCTTTCGTGGAAACTATGTTCGAAACATGTTTGATTTGCGCAAGATCCGACGGCAAAGAGCGCTGGACGCACGCCATCGAAACGTGAGATCAACTCTCTATACTTATGCAATGAGGCGCAACGTGGAGCGGTTGCGTCAAGGATGCTATAGTAAGGGAGATCGCTGTGGAATCTAAGACGCTATTGGATCGAGAGGAGCTGGCGATGGATGTGAAAGAGGCTGCGAAAAGGGCAGCTGCCTATACTGCAGATATAGAGACTGTTATGGACCCAAAGAGCCTTTCTGAGTTTCTTTCCAAGTCGGGGTTCGCAATCGAATCGACGCATTTCGACGATGCGCATAACCGTTGGGAGATCGGAGTCGGCTTCGTTAGGGAGTTCGATCGCGGAGGGATCGATGGCATCGCTTCGTTGTCGTCGGTTTGGGATCGTATGCCTCTCCAAGGAACCCGAACGTACAAAACGGTGACGATATCCGACGAAAGCGGCGACGTTGTTTCGTACGAGTAGCCGATATGAAAGCGATACTCGACGCCAATCTACTGCTCGTGCTTCTTGCTGGTTCCTGCGATAAGCGAAGTCTCGGGCAAAAGAAATTCGTGAAGGATTACGGAGCAGACGATTTTAACATGCTGCGTGAAATGCTTTCGGGTTTCGGGGAATTCTTCGTCACGCCCAATGTAATTACCGAGTGCTCGAATCTGCTTTGCGGACGCGGCGGGCACGGCAAGAACGAACCAGAGGCTCGCGTTTTAGCGACACTATTCGAGTCGGGTCGTCTCAAGCGCATCGAAGAGCGCTATATCGAAAGCCGTGTAGCTTTCCAGCGTGGGGAGTATTCCTATCTTGGCGTGACCGATTGCTCGCTGCTCGCCCTCGTTGATGCGGATCATGTGCTTGTTACTGCAGATGGTGCGTTAGCTCGTGCAGCTCAGGCGATCAATCCGGCTTGCATAAACTTCAATCACGTACGTAATCGCTCATTACTCGACCCCCGCCGCTAGAACTCGATGCCGCGGCGGGCGATGACGCCCTCCTCGTAGTAGTGCTTGACCTCGCGCATCTCGGTGACGAGGTCGGCCACGGCCATGAGCGTGCCGCTGGCACCGCGCCCCGTGACCACCAGCTCCACGGTTTCGGGCCGCTCGAGCGCCAGGTCGACGAGCGCGTCCGGCTCGAAGTACCCCAAGCTGTCGGCAACGTTCGCCTCGTCGAGCACCACGACGTCGAACGCGCCGCCCAGCACCGCCTCGCGTGCGGCGGCGAGCCCGCGCCGCGCGGCCTGCGCGTCGTCCTCCGGGTCGGGGGCGCTCAACTCGCCGCCCGTGCCGAACTGCTCCGCCACGATGCGGTCGCCGAACAGGCGAAACGCATCGAGCTCGCCGGTGGGGCCGTACTTCATGAACTGGCAGAAGTACACGCGCAGACCTGCGGCCGCCGCCCGCATCGCCAACCCGACGGCGGCCGTGGTCTTGCCCTTGCCGTCGCCCGTGTACACCTGCACGTATCCTTGCTTCATCGTCATTCTCCCAGTTCCCGCGCCCAATCGAAGTCTTCCGGCGGCGCGGTGGGCAGCTCGCCCTCGGCCGTGCCGTCCGCGTGCCCGTCCCACTGGCAGGCGTCCATGTCCACGTGCGTGTCGTCGGCGAACGCCACCCCCTCGGCTTCCAGCATCTCGCGCTGGATCTCGGGGCCGCCGAACGCGAATCCCTTGCACAAGCCGCCGTCCTTGAACACCACGCGGTGGCACGGGATGTTGTTGACCTCGGCGCCGGGGTCGGGGTTCGCGTGGAGCGCGTAGCCCACGTACCGCGCCGAGCGCGGCGCGCCGATCAGCCGTCCCACCTGCCCGTACGACGCCACCTTCCCGCGCGGGATGCGCCGCACCACCTCGAACACCCTGTTGGAGAAATCGCCCATGCTCTCTTCGCTCCTCGCATTCGCTCAACGTTTCGCCCCAGTATACGGCAACCGCGCCCGGGCGTGAGCGAGCTGCGCGAGGCCGTTGAGGCGTATCTGGCGCGCGGCTGAAGAGCGCGCGCGGATTGCGGCTTCACTTTTCCCATCGTTCCACTTATGATTGATGCACGGCTGTTCCTCGAGAACCGCCCCCGCTTCTTTCGCACGGGAGGTAGTAGATGGGTCCGATCAACAACCGTCGTCAGGGCGCTCCGGACGGCACCGAGCCTTTGAGCGCTCAACCGAGCCCCTTCGATCAGAACGCTTTCGATCGCATCGCGTTCGAGCCGATCGAGGGCCTGCCGGGGCCGACCGACCTCGTCGACGCCGAGGCGCTCGCCGACATGCGGGCGTTCAACGACCTCAAGGCGAAGCGCAAGAAGCAGCGCAAGCGCAAGATCATCATCGGCGCCGTTTCGGCCGTGGCGGTGCTCGCCGTCGCGGGCGGCGCGTTCGCGTGGTACGCGGCCGACCAGGCGGCCAAGGCGCTGCAGGACATGGCCCCGCAGACCGGCTTCGTGGAGCAGGGCACGTTCGTCGAGACGGTGTCGGCGTCCGGCAACCTGCAACCTGTCGCGTCGGTGAGCGCCACGCCCGAGGTGGACGGCATCGTGGGCGAGGTGCTCGTGGCCGAAGGCGACGCGGTGGCCGAGGGCCAGACGCTGTTCACCGTGGTCAACGACGAGCTGGACAAGGCGGTGAACCAGGCGGCCCAGGGCATCGAGGAGGCCAAGAACGGCGTGGCCCAGGCCCAGAACGCCGTGAACGACGCCTACCACGCCAAGTCCGCCGGCCAGCAGGCCGCCGCGAACGCCCAAGCCCAGGCGCAAGCCGCCGCCGCGGCCGCCAAGGAGGCCGGGGGAGCGGCGGCCGAGTCGTTCGCCGGCGAGCAGGCTTCCTTCGACGAGTCCAGCGCCGACTCCGCCATCAGGTCGGCCGAGCTCGGCTTGAGCAACGCGAACCTCGCGCTGCAGAACGCGCAGAGCGCCTACGACGAGGCCGTCGCGCGCGCCGCCAAGCGCACGGTGACCGCCTCCATCGCCGGCAGCGTCGTCGCGGTGAACATCGAGCCCGGCAAGGCGCTCGGGGCCACGGCGAGCGCCGCGACCTCGCCCGTGCAGATCGCCGACCTGTCGCAGATGACCGTCTCCATCAACGTGAACGAGATCGACATCCTGAAGATCACCGCCGATCAGACCGCCGAGGTCACGTTCACCGCCGCCCCCGACCTCACGCTGCCCGCCACCGTGGTGAGCATCGCCACCACGTCGGCCGGCTCCGGCGATGCGTCGGGCGGCGCCATGTACGGCGGCATGGGCGGTGCCGTCACGTACGCGGTGAAGCTGCTCATCGCCGAGCCCGACCCGCGCCTCAAGCCCGGCATGACCGCCAAGGCCACCATCACCACGACCACCATCGAGAACGCGCTCATGGTGCCCATCTCGGCCGTGCAGTCCGACGGCGCGGGCGGCAGCTTCGTGATGGTGCTCACCGACCCCGAGACGCAGGAGATGGACGCGCGCACGGTGGAGGTCGTCGCGTCCGACGGCCTCACGTCCGTCGTGAAGGGCCAGGTGAAAGCCGGCGACGAGGTGGTCGTCGGCGGAGGCATGGGCGGCGCGGTGGACGGCATGGGCATGGCGGGCGACGGCGGGATGGCCGCGGTCGACGCCGGCGGCAGCGTCATGGTGGGGTAGCGCCATGGCCAACGTGGTTGAAGCCGTCGACCTGCACCGCATCTACGAGAGCGCTTCGGGCTACACGCACGCCCTGCGCGGCGTGTCGCTGACGGTCGCGCAGGGCGAGTTCCTCGCCATCATGGGCCCGTCGGGCTCGGGCAAGTCCACGCTCATGAACCTGCTGGGCTGCCTCGACACGCCCACGCGCGGGCGCTACCTGCTCGAGGGCGTCGACGTGGCCGACTACCGCGACGACGAGCTCGCCGAGATCCGCGCCACGCGCCTCGGCTTCGTGTTCCAGTCGTTCAACCTGCTGCCGCGCGCCACCGTGCTGCGCAACGTGGTGCTGCCGCTCATCTACACGGCCTGCCCGCGCAAGGAGCGCGAGCTGCGCGCCCATGCGGCGCTGCGCAGCGTGTCGCTCGACGAGCGGCTGTACGACCATCGCAGCAACGAGCTGTCGGGCGGCCAGATGCAGCGCGTCGCCATCGCCCGCGCCCTCGTGAACGACCCGGCGCTCATCCTGGCCGACGAGCCCACCGGCAACCTCGACACCGCCACGGGAGACATGGTGCTGAACACGTTCAAGCGCCTGCGCGACGCGGGCAAGACCATCGTGCTCATCACGCACGAGCCCGACGTGGCCGCCCACGCCGACCGCGTGGTGCACATTCGCGACGGGCGGCTGTACGAGGGGGCGCACGGCGGGGAAGGGGCGCGCCCATGAAGATCGGCGACCTGTTCTACGAAACCTGGCACGCGCTGTCCGCGAACAAGGGCCGCTCGTTCCTCACCATCCTCGGCATCGTCATCGGCATCGCGGCCGTCATCGCCATGACCTCGCTCATCGCGGGCGTGCAGAACATGCTCATGGGCGAGATGGGGCTTTCCCAGGCGCGCCAGGTGTCCATCAGCGCGTACTCGCCGCAGGGCATCACGTTCGACGACCTGGACAAGCTGGAGCAGGGCAT from Eggerthella lenta DSM 2243 includes the following:
- a CDS encoding molybdopterin-dependent oxidoreductase, with product MNKPAQKIMAGVAGAVLLASGAGAALAAQQPAAADGGSRPVGATHTVADHDIRAQWLGEESDYVRVADVQGSFTFNQEGVTPNDELFNVFGTAILSMCSKPAPELAAGQDGVATYFVNVGGHVKESFTVDLSELDDEEQEALMGCSCATGSPFGQAAVIGVPLASVVGMADLEDGVNTVTAYGADGYGEPLPLQYALDKNALLVYQVNGEELKASEGSSLQLWMPETVARYFTRNIASIELTREDAVPEVASVDPMYRNKIEIKNSADGCAFEAGDEITFEGVADDCGSPIAAIEFSFDGGRTWTACDTDGATADKWVNWQFTASFEEKGDYEMTVRARTADDVVSPLSASLAFAVR
- a CDS encoding helix-turn-helix transcriptional regulator, with product MEHRRGIVNACGAASAAGLSLILLWCTLMGHTPGFLLSSLGLAEWVNARTFWLTGILVVAAVLTAAPRWVAAHEGSLAFVMPVMAAVGTGCFALSFHQDFFSPTILATCGLVLAGLGYFWFASRFVILLATTQGFACVVWCIVAAFPLRQLMSLALDGFIDPAQQVVVAIALPCLAAACFEAARAAGARQGAARAAGAEPATGPSPAPGAAGGAEPSARQRQAAGDMVAVLVIVGVLLAMVRIFGPSGVWGDSNTTYFDALGRIPAISVLTVCLAAFAWLALLLMAKQPASVRFQPPILVVIAGLFVVVVRAQLGDVPSVLLDSIVQLNDPFAHLLFWSAVAAACTLLPLPENRIVGIAGLAYAAASVVWVVFLRGSAVVETVVILVVVALVMNRSWLASLVRGRGRDGAAADDAAADGAADDAASRLTRSIVARCQEVAAAYALSPRETEVFMLLAQGRTCSFVQEELVLAESTVKTHMSHIYAKLGVSGRQEMMDLLFGETKGGIDA
- a CDS encoding alanine/glycine:cation symporter family protein, producing the protein MDIVQMISDIDAFVWGPPMIVLLLGSHLYLTIRTRFIQRKLPTAIKLSVTKDPDAPGDISQFGALTTALSATIGTGNIVGVGTAILAGGPGAVLWMWLTGVFGMATKYSETFAAVKYRVKDHNGNMLGGAMYAWRRAFEKDGKTPWWGLLGAGAFALFAAVASFGIGSAVQSSAMTGIITSNAPGVPTWGIGLAIVIMVSIVIFGGIKIISKVCEKLVPFMAIAYAWGCIVIIGMNWEYVWPAISLIFECAFTPKAAFGGAVGSGLMMALQFGCARGLFSNESGLGSAPIVASAASTRNPARQALVSMTGTFWDTVVICALTGIVLVSTMIANPGIMESGQVSAGADLTSAAFASIPYIGTPILVIGMILFAYTTILGWSYYGNRCVTYLFGKRAIRPYQVLYVVVAFLGAIGIGDLVWTISDITNALMAIPNIIVVLLLSGLIARETKHYVWDKNLDETDDTPIPVLESK
- a CDS encoding aminoacetone oxidase family FAD-binding enzyme codes for the protein MKKLMIIGGGAAGLAAAVAAADALRARGVRVGADAGADGVDVAVCEADERVGRSILATGNGRCNFSNAQVDAAAYRNAAFVGAALDELRRAGGLRGGDGADPVHAFFADLGLVWREEGEGRLYPLANKATSVLEVLRAAASDAGVREECGREAVRLDAPARKGDRFHVRFADGAVLHAEAVIVAAGGNAARALVPEGLAWEEPRAVLGPLRTDARLVKALNNIRVRCAASLVGRDGAEKACERGEVLFRDYGVSGIAVFNLSRFAEPGDTLRIDLLPQHGEAPLEELLRARLASLRERGGAGTGDDALRGMTLPAVGRAVLKAAGLHAEKPLAQRDVPALVRALKGLALEVRGVGEARQCQVHRGGFLVEAFDPRTCAARAVPGLHVVGEALDVDAPCGGYNLHWAWASGMLAGRAAAESLMEGARRA
- a CDS encoding NAD(P)/FAD-dependent oxidoreductase produces the protein MLEVSNVKLPLDAGLPGAAAEALVRAAAAAALGVAGRDVRAVRVLKRSVDARKKRDVHFVATLGVELAEAAEEERALAAAGARGGAGAVVGTQVRRHAPYEPLRVPSCAAGREAGGEPRPIVVGAGPAGLFCALYLARAGLRPLVLERGGDVDERLATVAAFEAGGDLDPQTNIQFGEGGAGTFSDGKLTTNIKNPLARHVLRWFVDAGAPEEILWQAKPHIGTDLLVDVVRTLRRQIEEAGGEVRFHAQLEGLRFEGGALAGVDVRDGRTGVLERVDARRAVLACGHSARDTFAVVHGAGVAMEQKPFSVGVRIEHDQGAVNRAQYGDAAAHPALGAADYKLAVHLPDGRSAYTFCMCPGGEVVCAASEEGGVVVNGMSRFARDGANANAALLVGVGPEDFEGDDPLAGVELQRRMERAAFEAARSAGGEAYQAPAQTVGDFLAGRASAAGASVRPTYARGVAWCDLRACLPGFVADALAEALPLLDRRLRGFADAGAVMTGVETRSSSPVRIVRDDALQARVEGAPDDAPESGLYPCGEGAGYAGGIMSAACDGLRVARALASAFEPR
- a CDS encoding cob(I)yrinic acid a,c-diamide adenosyltransferase, with amino-acid sequence MKQGYVQVYTGDGKGKTTAAVGLAMRAAAAGLRVYFCQFMKYGPTGELDAFRLFGDRIVAEQFGTGGELSAPDPEDDAQAARRGLAAAREAVLGGAFDVVVLDEANVADSLGYFEPDALVDLALERPETVELVVTGRGASGTLMAVADLVTEMREVKHYYEEGVIARRGIEF
- a CDS encoding MGMT family protein, with amino-acid sequence MGDFSNRVFEVVRRIPRGKVASYGQVGRLIGAPRSARYVGYALHANPDPGAEVNNIPCHRVVFKDGGLCKGFAFGGPEIQREMLEAEGVAFADDTHVDMDACQWDGHADGTAEGELPTAPPEDFDWARELGE